CGGGCGCGGATCGACCGACCAGAACCGCCATGAAAGTCTCCGTCATCCTCCCCGCCGCCGGCCTCGGCACCCGGATGCGCGCCGCTGCCGAAGCCACAGGCACCAGCCGGAAGCAGTTCATGCTGCTGGAAGGCGTGCCCATCCTGATCCACACCGTGCGGAAGTTCGTCGCTTCGCACCATGTGACGGAAGTCGTCATCGCCCTGCGGTCCGAAGACATCCCGTGGGTCGAAGAGATGATCGCCCACGAGAAGTTCCACAAGACCGTGCGCTGCGTCGTGGGCGGCGAGACGCGGCAGGAGTCCGTCGCCAACGCCCTCGCCTCTGTCGGCGGAGACGTGGATCTGGTGGCCGTTCACGACGCCGTGCGGCCGTTCGTTTCGCAGGAAATCATCTCCGCGGTCATCCTTGAAGCGGCGCATCACGGAGCTGCCATCGTGGGCATCGTTCCCGTGGACACGGTCAAGCAGGTGCACCGCCATGT
This DNA window, taken from Bryobacteraceae bacterium, encodes the following:
- the ispD gene encoding 2-C-methyl-D-erythritol 4-phosphate cytidylyltransferase, translated to MKVSVILPAAGLGTRMRAAAEATGTSRKQFMLLEGVPILIHTVRKFVASHHVTEVVIALRSEDIPWVEEMIAHEKFHKTVRCVVGGETRQESVANALASVGGDVDLVAVHDAVRPFVSQEIISAVILEAAHHGAAIVGIVPVDTVKQVHRHVVRGTLNRDRLVLAQTPQVFRTELLREAFAKAREDGFTGTDESSLVERLETVEIRVVAGSDRNIKITRPSDMELAELFLELEREKEAG